Within the Streptomyces vilmorinianum genome, the region GGGCGGTGCCCCAGCCTTCGAAGGCCGGCTGCTGGTAGCCGGGATCGGGGCGAACTGTCCGCGCCTCGGCCGTCGCCTCGGCCGCCGTCTCGGCCGCCGTCTCGGCCGCGTGAACCAAACCGGCCGGGGACGCGGCGAGGGCGGGCAGGAGGAGCGCGGAGGCGGTGACGAGGGCGCGCAGCCGGGTACGCCGAGGGGGCCCGGCTGCCTTTCGAACGCGTGGGGACAACACGTACAACTCCCTGGTGAGTGCGGGTCGAGTGCGGGTCGAGTGCGGGTCGAGTGCGGCTCGGGTGGTCGCGCCGGTCAGAGGGCCGTACGGCGCCGCAACGTCTCGTCGGCGGGCCGCCGTTGGAGGCACACTGGACGAGTGCCCGGACCACGGTCAGTTGCGGTGCTATGCGGGTGCGGGCAGCCTGCGGATGCGGATGCGGGTACGGGTGCGGGCAGCCTGCGGATGCGGATGCGGCAGGCCGGAACGCACGCCCCCGGGAAGCGTGCGGTGTACGGAAAGGGCGGAGCACCGGGCGTCGGTCCCGGCACCGCCGACGGAGGTGACCGCCACGATGCCTCGCGGTGTCACCCTTCCATGTTCGCGTTAACACGAGCGGCTCGGGGAGAGTCTGAGAGGGCCGAAAGGGGCTGTCAAGGAGTCTGACGACATCCGCCCGACGGTTTGACCGCCCCCCATGTTTGCGTCAACATGCAGCAGTACGGTGGCCGGCCCGCGTGCCGTCCGCCGCCAGTCTTTCGACGGAAGGTCGTGTGCATGGCGACGGAGAAGAGAACCAGGTCGCCCCGCTCGCGGCCGGCCCGCCAGTGGCCGTCCATGGCGGACGTCGCCACGATGGCCGGCGTGTCCTCCCAGACGGTGTCCCGGGTGGCGAACAACCGGGAGAACGTCGACGCGGCCACGCGCGAGAAGGTGCTCGCCGCCATGCAGGTCCTCGGCTACCGCCCCAACACGGCGGCCCGCGCCCTGGTCACCGGCAGGTTCGGCGCGCTGGGCGTGGTCAGCTTCGGGATGGGCGCGCACGGCAACGCCCGTACGCTCGGCGCGATCGCCGACGCCGCCCGCGAGGCCGACTTCTCGGTGAACTTCATGGGCGTACGCGCCCCGACCGAGGCCGCCGTCCGCCAGGCCTTCCAGCATCTGATGCTGCAGTCCGTCGACGGCATCGTGCTCGTCGAGTCGCAGATCCTCGACACCCCCTCGCTCCATCTGCCGCCGTCGATGCCGGTCGTCGTGGCCGACGGGGACACCGGCCACCGCTACCCCCACGTCGACTTCGACCAGGCCCACGGCGCGCACAGCGTGGTGGCCCATCTCCTCGGGCTCGGGCACCGCACGGTCTGGCATCTCGCGGGCCCGCACGACTCCTTCGCCGCGCGACGGCGCGCCGAGTCCTGGCACCGTACGCTGACCGGCGCGGGCGCTCCCGTACCCCCGGTGCTGTACGGGGACTGGTCGGCGGAGTCGGGGTACCGGGCCGGTCTCGGTCTGGCCCGCCGGCCGGAGGTCACCGCCGTGTTCGCCGCCAACGACCAGATGGCGCTGGGCCTCATGCGCGCCCTGCACGAGTCCGGCCGGGACGTCCCCGGGGACATCAGCGTGGCCGGGTTCGACGACATCGCCGAGGCCGCGTATCTGCATCCGCCCCTGACCACCGTCCACCAGGACTTCGAGGTGGTCGGCAGGCACTGCGTCGCGCTGCTGCTCGACCAGATCGAAGGCCGTACGAGCGGCCCGCGGAGCAGGGCGGTGGAACCGGTCCTCGTGGTCCGTTCCAGTACGGCCCCGCCACGGCCGGGCAGCACGGCCTGAGCCCACCCGAGCCCACCCCAGGCCCCCCAGCCCACCCGAGCCCACCGGAACCACTCGGGTCTGAGCCCACCCGACCCTCAGCGCGCTCCCGCGCCCCGTCCCGGCGCCCCCGTACTGGCCCGCTCGACCAGCGTGGTCGGCACGAGCCGTACCCCCGTCACCGTCTCGCCGCGCAGCTCCCTCAAAGCAGCGTCCACGCACAACTCGCCGACCTGGGCGAAGTCCTGACGGATCGTCGTCAGTGGCGGGATGAACGACGAGGCCTCCGCGATGTCGTCGAAGCCGACGACGCTCACGTCCTCCGGGACGCGCACGCCCCGTTCGTGGAAGGCGCGCAACACCCCGAGCGCCATCTGGTCGTTGGCCACGAAGACCGCCGTGCAGGCGGCGGCCTCGGCGGCGAGCCGCAGGCCGGCCTCGTAACCGGACTCGGGGGTCCAGTCCCCGCGCAGCACCGGGGGCACCTTCCGCCCCTCCTCGCGCAGTACCGCCTCCCAGGCGTCGGCGCGACGGCCCGCGGCGAAGGACTCCTCGGGCCCCGCCACGTGCCACACCGTGCCGTGACCGAGGTCGAGCAGGTGCTGCACGGCCGTACGGGCCCCCTGCCGCTGGTCCGTGTCCACGACCGGGAAGCGTCCCGTCGCGTCGGAGTCGACCACGACCACCTTGACGTGCGGGGGCAGGGTCAGCGCGGCGGTGTCGAGCAGGTGCACCTCCATGATCAGGACGACGGCGTCGACGGCCAGCTCGTCGAGCCTGGTGAAGGCGCCCCGGACGTTGTCCTGCGTCGGGGCGTCGAGCGGGATCAGGGTGACGGCGTAGCCGGCGCGGGAGGCCGATCCGGCGATGGCCTCCAGGGTGCGTACGTTGCCGGTGCTGGACAGCCCCATGGTGATCACGCCGATGGCGCGGAACTCGCCGCGCTTGAGGGCGCGGGCCGCGCTGTTCGGCCGGTAGCCCAGCTCCTTCATCGCGTCGAGGACCTTCCGGCGGGTGCTCTCGACGACGGCCGCGTCCCCGTTCGAGACCCGGGAGACGGTCTGCGAGGAGACTCCCGCGAGCTGCGCGACGTCCGCCATGGAGACACGGCGCGGCCTGCCTCTGGCGCCTCGCCGGCCGTCGGTTCCGGCCGCCGTCGACCGGCCGGTCGTGTTCTTGTCCGCCACCCGAATCCCTCTCATTCACCGCTGCTTCGCGCTTGACGCCCCCCAGCGGGGGTGTCACCATCACGCTACCGATGATTACGTAAACATTTCTCGTCGGCCAGACCTCGCAGGCCGGTTTCCGGCCCCCAGGCACGCCTATCTCGCTCCCCGTCTCCGGACCGTTCGGTCACCGACGCAAGGACCCAGCCATGACGCTCCTGTCGACGCGCGCTACGGCAGCACCACCGCCCCGCCCACGAGTCCGTATCCGCCTCCGCAAGGAGGCCCTCGTGGGCTGGGGCTTCGCCGGCCCGTTCGTCGCGGTCTTCGGCCTCGTCTTCCTCGCCCCGATCGGATACGCCCTCTACCTGAGCCTCTTCAAGGACCGGCTCATCGGCGGCACCTCCTTCGTCGGACTCGACAACTACGGCGAGGCGCTCGCCGACCCCCGCTTCTGGGACGGGCTGATCAGGGTCGGCCTCTTCCTCCTGGTCCAGGTGCCGATCATGCTCGGCATCGCGCTCCTCGTCGCCCTCGCGGTCGACAGCGGCCGGCTCTACGGCAGGACCTTCTTCCGCGTCTCGATCTTCCTGCCGTACGCGGTCCCCGCCGTCGTCGCCAGCCTGATCTGGGGCTTCATGTACGGCACGCGCTTCGGCCTCGTCGGCAACATCAACGACACCTTCGGGGTCACCCTGCCCGACCCCCTCTCGCCGTCGCTGGTCCTCGCCTCCATCGGAAACATCGTGACCTGGGAGTTCGTCGGCTACAACATGCTGATCTTCTACTCCGCGCTGAAGGTCGTGCCCCGATCGCTGTACGAGGCGGCGGCGATCGACGGCGCGGGCGAGTGGCGCGTCGTGACCTCGGTGAAGCTTCCGGCCATCCGCAGCGCGCTGGTCATCGCCACGATCTTCTCGATCATCGGCAGCTTCCAGCTGTTCAACGAGCCGAGCATCCTGCAGAAGCTCGCCCCCAACGCGATCACCAGCGACTTCACCCCCAACCTCTACACCTACTCGCTGTCCTTCTCGGGGCAGCAGCACAACTACGCGGCGACCGTGGCGATCGTGATGGGCGTGATCACCGCGATCATCGCCTACGCGGTCCAGCTGCGCGGCATGCGGAAGGGCTGAGCCGATGACCTCCCCTACCACCACCGCCGCCTCCGCGGCCTCTGCCCCCGCCGCCGAGCCGTCCGCGAGCGGAGCCGCCCCGACCGCGTCCAAGCGGTCGAAGCGGTCGACGCGCCGGAAGTCGATACCCCACACCCCGCTCAACCCGCGCCCCAGCATCCCGCTGACCCTCGTCACCGGCCTGGTCCTCGTCTACACCCTGCTTCCGCTCGCCTGGCTGGTCGTCAACGCCACCAAGGACCAGAACGGCCTCCTCGACTCCTTCGGGCTCTGGTTCGCCGAGGACGTCCACCTCTGGGACAACATCACCCGCACCCTCACGTACGACGACGGCGTCTTCGTCCGCTGGCTGCTCAACACCCTGCTGTACGTCGTCGCCGGCGCGGGCGGGGCCACGGTCCTCGCCGTCCTCGGCGGCTACGCCCTCGCGAAGTACGAGTTCCCGGGCCGCAAGGCCGTCTTCGCGGTCGTCATCGGGGCCGTGGCCGTACCCGGCACCGCGCTGGCCGTCCCCACCTTCCTGATGTTCAGCACCATGGGGCTGACCAACACCCCGTGGGCCGTCATCGTCCCCTCCCTGATCTCTCCCTTCGGGCTCTACCTGATGTGGGTCTTCGCCGCCGAGGCCGTCCCCACGGAGCTCCTGGAGGCCGCGCGCATCGACGGCTCCGGGGAACTGCGCACCTTCTTCCGGATCGCCCTGCCGCTGCTGATGCCGGGGACCGTCACCGTGCTGCTGTTCTCGATGGTCGCGACCTGGAACAACTACTTCCTGCCGCTGATCATGATCAAGGACCCCGACTGGTACCCGCTGACGCTTGGCCTCAACGCCTGGAACGCCCAGGCCCAGACGGCAGGCGGCGAGGCGGTCTTCGACCTCATCATCACCGGTTCCCTGCTGACGATCGTCCCGATCGTGGTGGTCTTCCTGCTGCTCCAGCGGTACTGGCAGTCAGGACTGGCCGCGGGCAGCGTCAAGGAATGACCCCTCTTGTGTCCCTCCCCTCCCACCCGCACCACCGACCAGGAGCACATCCCATGAGAACGCACACCACCCGCAGGCTTCTCGGCGCCCTCGCCATGGCCTCCACCCTCGCCCTGACCGCCACGGCCTGCGGCTCCGACGCCTCGGACGGCGGCGGCAGCGGCAGCGGCGGCAGCCCGCAGGACGTCAAGGCCGCGCTGGAGAAGGGCGGAAAGGTGACCGTGTGGGCCTGGGAACCCACGCTCAAGAAGGTGGCGGAGGACTTCGAGAAGAAGTACCCCAAGGTCGAC harbors:
- a CDS encoding LacI family DNA-binding transcriptional regulator — translated: MADVATMAGVSSQTVSRVANNRENVDAATREKVLAAMQVLGYRPNTAARALVTGRFGALGVVSFGMGAHGNARTLGAIADAAREADFSVNFMGVRAPTEAAVRQAFQHLMLQSVDGIVLVESQILDTPSLHLPPSMPVVVADGDTGHRYPHVDFDQAHGAHSVVAHLLGLGHRTVWHLAGPHDSFAARRRAESWHRTLTGAGAPVPPVLYGDWSAESGYRAGLGLARRPEVTAVFAANDQMALGLMRALHESGRDVPGDISVAGFDDIAEAAYLHPPLTTVHQDFEVVGRHCVALLLDQIEGRTSGPRSRAVEPVLVVRSSTAPPRPGSTA
- a CDS encoding LacI family DNA-binding transcriptional regulator gives rise to the protein MADVAQLAGVSSQTVSRVSNGDAAVVESTRRKVLDAMKELGYRPNSAARALKRGEFRAIGVITMGLSSTGNVRTLEAIAGSASRAGYAVTLIPLDAPTQDNVRGAFTRLDELAVDAVVLIMEVHLLDTAALTLPPHVKVVVVDSDATGRFPVVDTDQRQGARTAVQHLLDLGHGTVWHVAGPEESFAAGRRADAWEAVLREEGRKVPPVLRGDWTPESGYEAGLRLAAEAAACTAVFVANDQMALGVLRAFHERGVRVPEDVSVVGFDDIAEASSFIPPLTTIRQDFAQVGELCVDAALRELRGETVTGVRLVPTTLVERASTGAPGRGAGAR
- a CDS encoding carbohydrate ABC transporter permease, translating into MTLLSTRATAAPPPRPRVRIRLRKEALVGWGFAGPFVAVFGLVFLAPIGYALYLSLFKDRLIGGTSFVGLDNYGEALADPRFWDGLIRVGLFLLVQVPIMLGIALLVALAVDSGRLYGRTFFRVSIFLPYAVPAVVASLIWGFMYGTRFGLVGNINDTFGVTLPDPLSPSLVLASIGNIVTWEFVGYNMLIFYSALKVVPRSLYEAAAIDGAGEWRVVTSVKLPAIRSALVIATIFSIIGSFQLFNEPSILQKLAPNAITSDFTPNLYTYSLSFSGQQHNYAATVAIVMGVITAIIAYAVQLRGMRKG
- a CDS encoding carbohydrate ABC transporter permease, whose translation is MTSPTTTAASAASAPAAEPSASGAAPTASKRSKRSTRRKSIPHTPLNPRPSIPLTLVTGLVLVYTLLPLAWLVVNATKDQNGLLDSFGLWFAEDVHLWDNITRTLTYDDGVFVRWLLNTLLYVVAGAGGATVLAVLGGYALAKYEFPGRKAVFAVVIGAVAVPGTALAVPTFLMFSTMGLTNTPWAVIVPSLISPFGLYLMWVFAAEAVPTELLEAARIDGSGELRTFFRIALPLLMPGTVTVLLFSMVATWNNYFLPLIMIKDPDWYPLTLGLNAWNAQAQTAGGEAVFDLIITGSLLTIVPIVVVFLLLQRYWQSGLAAGSVKE